DNA sequence from the Thermodesulfobacteriota bacterium genome:
GAGCTTCTGGAGAAGATCTCCAGGTATATCAGGGTCTTCATAGTTACGGCAGATACGTACGATAGTGTGGACAGTGACGTAGACGTTATGGGATTCAACGTGCTCAAGGTAAAAAAGGATAACAGTGCGGAGGAGAAGGCAAAGATAGTAAAAGAGCTCGGACCAGAGAAGGTTTTAGCTATTGGTAACGGTGCGAACGATGCCCTTATGCTCAAAGAAGCAGCTCTTGGAATAGGCGTGATAGGAGAGGAGGGTTGTGCGAAGATCCTTTTAAAGGAAGCTGATATAATTGTAAAAGACATTACTGAAGCCCTTAACATCGTACTACATCCAGAAAGAATCATAGCCACCCTCCAGTCATGAAATGATCGGCAAGCTCATAAAGAAGATTATCGGAACCAAAAACGAAAGAGAACTAAAACGTATCCAGCCGATCGTAGAAAAGGTCAACTCTCTCGAGGAGAAAATGAGAAAACACACCGATGCTGAGCTTAAAGCCTACACGCCTTATTTTAAAGAAAAGATAGAGAAAGGCGAGTCGCTCGACGAAATACTTCCTGTGGCTTTTGCTGTTGTAAGAGAAGTTGCAAGAAGAACGCTAAACATGAGGCACTTTGACGTACAAATAATAGGTGGGGTTGTGCTACACGAGGGAAAGATAGCAGAGATGGCTACAGGAGAAGGTAAAACCCTCGTTGCAACATTGCCTGTGTATCTAAACGCGCTAGAAGGCAAAGGGGTTCATGTGGTAACGGTAAACGATTATCTGGCAAAGAGGGATGCCGAATGGATGGGCCCGATTTACAATTTTCTTGGACTTTCCGTAGGAGTCATAACTCATGAAAAAACGGATCTGGAGAGAAAAAAAGCTTACCTGTGCGATGTTACATACGGTACCAATAACGAGTTCGGTTTCGATTACCTAAGAGACAATATGAAATATTCACTCGATGACTGTGTACAGAGAGAGTTACATTACGCAATAGTGGACGAGGTGGACAGTATCCTCATAGACGAGGCAAGAACCCCCCTTATAATTTCGGGTCCATCAGAGGAGTCTACGGACAAGTATTACAAGATAAATAGGCTTGTCTATCACTTAGTCAAAGGAAAGGACTACGTCGCTGATGAAAAGCTAAAGGTCGCCTACCTTACAGATGAGGGCATCGCAAAGGTGGAGAGGCTCCTTGGAATAGAGAACCTTTATGACCCGAAGTATATTGAGATTCTTCATCACATAAATCAGGCTCTCAGAGCGCATAACTTTTTCCATAGAGATGTGGACTACATAGTCAAGGACGGAAAGGTCATCATAGTAGATGAATTTACAGGAAGGCTCCTTCCTGGAAGACGCTACAGTGAAGGTTTACACCAGGCGCTTGAAGCAAAAGAAAACGTAAAAATAGAGAGAGAAAATCAGACACTTGCGACCATTACATTCCAGAACTATTTCAGAATGTACAAGAAGCTTGCGGGAATGACAGGAACAGCCGACACGGAG
Encoded proteins:
- a CDS encoding HAD family hydrolase; the encoded protein is MISVSIPGWGDIEIEYLLVDYNGTIALDGKLKAGVKELLEKISRYIRVFIVTADTYDSVDSDVDVMGFNVLKVKKDNSAEEKAKIVKELGPEKVLAIGNGANDALMLKEAALGIGVIGEEGCAKILLKEADIIVKDITEALNIVLHPERIIATLQS